In the genome of Hydractinia symbiolongicarpus strain clone_291-10 chromosome 5, HSymV2.1, whole genome shotgun sequence, one region contains:
- the LOC130645467 gene encoding 28S ribosomal protein S16, mitochondrial-like, with product MRKPVTTLRLAYYGCPNRPFFHIVATKRRIARNRGYYEQVGTYDPLPNSRNDKLVALNMDRIKYWLSQGCSTSKPVSRLLALAGIFPLDQKTLSLASLNTSKKKQSNDILVKEDKSNDL from the coding sequence ATGAGAAAGCCTGTGACTACTCTGCGTTTGGCGTATTATGGATGCCCAAACCGACCGTTTTTTCACATAGTGGCTACAAAAAGAAGAATTGCACGCAACAGAGGGTATTATGAGCAAGTGGGGACATATGATCCATTGCCAAACAGCAGAAATGATAAACTCGTAGCACTTAATATGGACAGAATTAAATATTGGTTGAGTCAAGGTTGTTCAACTTCAAAACCTGTTTCAAGACTTCTGGCATTAGCTGGTATATTTCCATTGGACCAAAAAACATTATCTCTTGCTAGTCTTAATACAAGCAAAAAAAAGCAAAGCAATGATATTCTTGTGAAAGAAGACAAATCAAATGATTTATGA
- the LOC130645466 gene encoding M-phase inducer phosphatase 1-B-like has protein sequence MDRRRSLGFVPIKLPDSVCNNLFSMGSDDKRSLMSPMTELSVNLELSSMSTPRRRLSLSENGTPTPKRANSVTESIESGIGSPLADIQGMESPLTLCPDFDSPTIENIRARKGSTSSANSFNMRRRIMARRSFSSPVMTRKPLEPLSFNDQNSPQNSPFKPIINNAEENHSDLSMCEMSDQFPELDDCKFQLKRKYVGRSNSAPPDVFDDMQYHNFESQLSKGSDDDGFFDELSKDSECMNSNLSSSVPTNLMGLMAGPIVSKEFPEEDKENCAPQPVFRKPIGVPIRKTRSKSFSIKRDNPCENSPSPVSRKKRQRFVRSQSTLDVNAMAPVQKILTAPLPSRGLFRSQSFDTHVTKSPSVDITSLFDMDNKNLIGDKTREYCLPTLESKHPDLKGISPETLASVMDGDFKHVIDEVFIIDSRYPYEYEGGHIKGALNIYEKPELVQQFLQNPKCNPDKRQIFVFHCEFSSKRGPAMCRFLRNQDRDVHQNCYPKLYYPEMYLLEGGYKDFFANKKTYCQPEVYREMLDPQFSQELKKFSKRSKSWSEDKSMRRRTGLRY, from the exons ATGGATCGTCGTAGAAGCTTAGGTTTTGTACCTATCAAACTCCCAGATTCAGTGTGCAATAACTTGTTTTCGATGGGAAGTGATGATAAAAGATCTTTGATGTCTCCGATGACTGAACTTTCAGTAAATCTAGAGTTAAG TTCAATGTCAACACCACGTCGCCGGCTTTCCTTGTCTGAAAATGGAACGCCTACACCAAAACGTGCAAATTCTGTTACTGAATCGATAGAGTCTG GAATAGGATCTCCACTAGCTGATATACAAGGAATGGAATCACCATTAACACTATGTCCGGACTTTGACTCACCAACAATAGAAAACATACG ggCAAGAAAAGGCTCAACTTCTTCTGCAAATTCATTTAATATGCGAAG ACGGATTATGGCAAGACGTAGCTTTTCATCTCCA GTTATGACTAGAAAACCCCTTGAACCACTAAGTTTTAATGACCAAAACTCACCACAGAATTCACCATTTAAGCCAATTATTAACAATGCAGAAGAAAATCACAGTGATTTGTCCATGTGCGAAATGTCTGATCAGTTTCCGGAACTGGACGACTGCAAATTTCAGTTAAAGAGAAAATATGTGGGAAGATCTAATTCTGCTCCTCCA GATGTATTTGACGATATGCAGTATCATAATTTTGAAAGCCAGTTGTCAAAAGGTAGCGACGATGATGGCTTTTTTGATGAACTTTCCAAAGATTCAGAATGTATGAACTCAAATCTATCATCGAGCGTTCCAACAAATTTAATGGGACTGATGGCGGGTCCTATAGTGTCGAAAGAGTTTCCAGAAGAAGATAAAGAAAACTGCGCTCCTCAG CCAGTCTTTAGAAAACCAATTGGAGTGCCTATCCGAAAAACAAGGTCGAAATCATTTTCAATCAAG CGAGACAACCCATGCGAGAACAGTCctagtcctgtttctagaaAGAAAAGACAAAG ATTTGTCAGAAGTCAGTCTACCTTAGATGTTAATGCTATGGCACCTGTCCAAAAA ATACTAACTGCACCGTTACCTTCAAGAGGATTGTTTCGATCGCAATCATTTGATACACATGTTACTAAATCACCCAGTGTTGACATTACATCCTTGTttg ACATGGACAACAAGAACTTAATTGGAGACAAGACTAGA GAATATTGTTTACCGACATTAGAATCTAAACATCCTGACTTGAAGGGGATTTCCCCAGAAACC ttggCAAGCGTGATGGATGGTGACTTTAAACACGTGATCGATGAGGTTTTTATCATTGATTCTCGTTACCCATATGAATATGAAGGAGGCCATATCAAG GGAGCTTTAAATATATACGAGAAACCAGAGCTCGTTCAGCAATTTCTTCAAAATCCAAAATGCAATCCAGATAAAagacaaatttttgtttttcattgcgAGTTTTCTTCGAAGCGTGGACCAGCCAT gtGTCGTTTCCTCCGCAATCAAGACAGGGACGTGCATCAAAACTGTTACCCGAAGCTCTACTATCCGGAGATGTATCTGTTAGAAGGTGGCTACAAAGATTTTTTCGCTAATAAGaag ACTTATTGCCAACCTGAAGTATACCGCGAGATGTTAGATCCTCAGTTTTCACAGGAACTAAAGAAATTCTCGAAGCGTTCGAAGTCCTGGAGTGAAGATAAATCCATGCGAAGGAGAACAGGTTTAAGATACTGA